The following coding sequences are from one Egicoccus sp. AB-alg6-2 window:
- a CDS encoding FadR/GntR family transcriptional regulator, producing MSSEADDRARRVAPGVARTALYERVADWLIAYIAERGVAVDDRLPTERSLAERFDVSRASVRQALAALQAQGLIEIRHGDGIYLRRRPEERLAFESLLAKRRRLPEVIEARQALEVALAGLAAQRRTDGDLQRIWLALDLMDADIAAGGIGAEGDKHFHAAVTAAAGNALLRELMDYLAGVIHDTRIASLSQPGRPKRSSAQHRRIAEAIEAGDPAAAQTAMRAHIDLVGDLT from the coding sequence ATGTCGTCAGAGGCGGACGACCGCGCGCGCCGCGTGGCACCCGGTGTCGCGCGCACCGCGCTGTACGAGCGCGTCGCCGACTGGCTCATCGCCTACATCGCGGAGCGCGGCGTCGCCGTCGACGACCGCCTGCCCACCGAACGCTCGCTCGCGGAACGGTTCGACGTCAGCCGGGCGTCGGTGCGTCAGGCGCTGGCTGCCCTGCAGGCCCAGGGGCTGATCGAGATTCGTCACGGCGACGGCATCTATCTGCGTCGCCGCCCCGAGGAGCGGCTCGCGTTCGAGTCCCTGTTGGCGAAACGCCGTCGGCTCCCCGAGGTGATCGAGGCCCGCCAGGCCCTGGAGGTCGCCCTGGCCGGCCTGGCGGCGCAACGGCGCACCGATGGCGACCTGCAGCGCATCTGGCTCGCACTCGACCTGATGGACGCCGACATCGCCGCCGGTGGCATCGGGGCCGAGGGCGACAAGCACTTTCATGCCGCCGTCACCGCGGCCGCGGGCAACGCCCTGTTGCGTGAGCTGATGGACTACCTGGCCGGCGTCATCCACGACACGCGCATCGCTTCGTTGTCGCAGCCCGGTCGGCCGAAGCGATCGAGCGCACAGCACCGCCGCATCGCCGAGGCCATCGAGGCCGGCGACCCCGCCGCGGCGCAGACGGCGATGCGCGCGCACATCGACCTGGTCGGGGACCTCACGTGA
- a CDS encoding MFS transporter, translated as MSRHRAVSAALVSTAQGMLPVYMLGGLSVQMGAELGFGTRELGLATTIYFAVSAVGSAPAGRFVQRSGAYRGIVATAALSGLALLGIAGLATSWTTLVGMLVVAGIGNAFAQPAANLLLASEVPSGSQGLFFGIKQSAVPITTLLAGVSVPLVGLTIGWRWAFVMVAAGSVALPLLAPRSASRSRPRGRGRSDPSAPAATVDRLPLAVLAAGAMLGAAAANSIGVFLVSSAVDAGFADSTAGYLLAMGSVLGIVTRVIVGALADRREGAHVNRVAAMLVAGSLGFALLAVATPAILFLVGTVIAFVAGWGWNGLFTFAVVRSYPHAAATATGLTQTGLWLGGMIGPLVFGTVAAATTFAVAWSVAGGVMLTAAAVCMLGRRMILQAKSVAANLEPS; from the coding sequence GTGAGCAGGCACCGGGCCGTCAGCGCAGCGCTGGTGTCCACCGCACAGGGCATGCTGCCCGTCTACATGCTCGGGGGCCTGTCGGTGCAGATGGGCGCCGAGCTCGGGTTCGGTACCCGCGAGCTCGGCCTGGCAACGACGATCTACTTCGCCGTCTCCGCAGTCGGCTCGGCGCCGGCCGGTCGCTTCGTCCAGCGGTCCGGCGCCTACCGCGGCATCGTCGCGACGGCGGCCCTGAGCGGGCTGGCCCTCCTCGGCATCGCCGGCCTGGCGACCAGCTGGACCACCCTGGTCGGCATGCTCGTGGTCGCCGGTATCGGCAACGCGTTCGCGCAACCGGCGGCGAACCTGCTCCTCGCGTCCGAGGTGCCGAGCGGAAGCCAGGGCCTGTTCTTCGGCATCAAGCAGTCCGCCGTCCCGATCACGACCCTGCTCGCGGGCGTCTCCGTGCCGCTCGTCGGGCTCACCATCGGCTGGCGTTGGGCGTTCGTGATGGTGGCGGCGGGCTCGGTGGCCCTGCCCCTCCTCGCGCCCCGTTCCGCGTCCCGGTCACGGCCCCGCGGGCGCGGACGGTCGGATCCATCGGCCCCGGCGGCGACGGTGGACCGGCTCCCGCTGGCCGTGCTGGCGGCCGGCGCGATGCTCGGCGCCGCGGCGGCGAACTCCATCGGCGTCTTCCTGGTGTCCTCCGCGGTCGATGCCGGCTTCGCCGACAGCACGGCCGGCTACCTGCTGGCGATGGGCAGCGTGCTCGGCATCGTGACCCGCGTGATCGTCGGCGCGCTCGCCGATCGGCGCGAAGGAGCCCACGTCAACCGGGTCGCGGCGATGCTCGTGGCGGGTTCGCTCGGTTTCGCCCTGCTGGCGGTCGCCACGCCCGCGATCCTGTTCCTGGTCGGCACCGTCATCGCGTTCGTCGCCGGCTGGGGCTGGAACGGCCTGTTCACCTTCGCGGTGGTGCGCAGCTACCCGCACGCGGCGGCCACCGCCACCGGCCTGACCCAGACCGGACTGTGGCTCGGCGGCATGATCGGCCCACTGGTCTTCGGCACCGTCGCCGCCGCGACCACGTTCGCCGTGGCGTGGTCGGTCGCCGGCGGGGTGATGCTGACCGCCGCCGCGGTGTGCATGCTGGGACGGCGGATGATCCTGCAGGCGAAGTCCGTCGCCGCGAACCTGGAGCCGTCATGA
- a CDS encoding tripartite tricarboxylate transporter TctB family protein produces MGEQRTEAHTPASGDAHRPRFGRARQEIVVAAVLLLGFVYLRLQLHVLIRGRRGAAYLDPDFWPSWLLNVGIVLALLYLVLSIVRERRGAPDPDVAPKPPADPTATGVDAPAEDHHHDVAMSGNPLALAVGFLLLFAYIWGMTRIGFVPATVAFAVAFLVFVGERRWYVITAFPVILLAGLLYVFTRLLVVPLPRGRGFFIELSTYFY; encoded by the coding sequence ATGGGTGAGCAACGCACCGAGGCGCACACCCCGGCGAGCGGCGACGCGCACCGACCACGATTCGGTCGCGCGCGGCAGGAGATCGTGGTCGCGGCGGTCCTGCTCCTGGGGTTCGTGTACCTGCGCCTGCAGTTGCACGTCCTGATCCGGGGTCGCCGCGGCGCCGCCTACCTCGATCCTGACTTCTGGCCGAGCTGGCTGCTCAACGTCGGCATCGTGCTCGCGCTGCTCTACCTCGTGTTGTCGATCGTGCGCGAGCGTCGTGGCGCACCCGACCCCGACGTGGCACCCAAACCGCCGGCCGACCCCACCGCGACGGGCGTCGACGCCCCGGCCGAGGACCATCACCACGACGTGGCGATGAGTGGCAACCCGCTCGCGCTCGCCGTCGGGTTCCTGCTGCTGTTCGCCTACATCTGGGGGATGACGCGGATCGGCTTCGTCCCGGCGACGGTGGCGTTCGCGGTGGCGTTCCTGGTCTTCGTCGGCGAGCGCCGGTGGTACGTCATCACCGCCTTCCCGGTGATCCTCCTCGCCGGGCTGCTCTACGTCTTCACCAGGCTTCTCGTGGTCCCGCTCCCGCGAGGGCGAGGATTCTTCATCGAGCTGAGTACGTACTTCTACTGA
- a CDS encoding haloacid dehalogenase, translating into MSRAPTVTFDVYSALVDSRTGGSTALAELFTGEAWPPDPEAVFVAWDRRNKTLHRTTTEFVGFRALAHRAMRELFDDENLPGDPVTATDHLLASLPDWPLWPDADAGVRQVARRHPVALLSNIDDDLLRATDVCSWVEDRLTSEQARVYKPHAGLYLAARARFGDDLIHVPASSRDTRGALEAGLSVVRVRRPGHELDPSGPRPTHEVDDLRDLPDVLARLTAARGPRTGPDR; encoded by the coding sequence GTGAGTCGGGCGCCCACCGTCACCTTCGACGTCTACAGCGCGCTCGTCGACTCGCGCACCGGCGGCAGCACCGCCCTGGCCGAGCTCTTCACGGGCGAGGCGTGGCCGCCCGATCCCGAGGCGGTGTTCGTGGCGTGGGACCGGCGCAACAAGACGCTGCACCGCACGACCACGGAGTTCGTCGGCTTCCGGGCCCTCGCGCACCGTGCCATGCGTGAGCTGTTCGACGACGAGAACCTGCCGGGCGACCCGGTCACGGCGACCGACCACCTGCTGGCGTCGCTGCCGGACTGGCCGCTGTGGCCCGACGCCGACGCGGGCGTGCGGCAGGTCGCACGGCGCCACCCCGTCGCGCTGCTCAGCAACATCGACGACGACCTGCTGCGCGCGACCGACGTGTGTTCCTGGGTCGAGGACCGGCTGACCTCCGAGCAGGCCCGCGTGTACAAGCCGCACGCCGGGCTCTACCTCGCCGCCCGCGCCCGCTTCGGCGACGACCTGATCCACGTGCCGGCCTCGTCCCGCGACACCCGGGGCGCGCTGGAGGCCGGCCTGTCCGTGGTGCGCGTGCGGCGCCCGGGGCACGAGCTCGACCCGTCGGGGCCGCGCCCGACGCACGAGGTCGACGACCTGCGCGATCTTCCCGACGTCCTGGCGCGGTTGACGGCGGCGCGGGGACCGCGGACGGGGCCGGACCGGTGA
- a CDS encoding NAD(P)H-dependent flavin oxidoreductase — protein MTPFCTRLDLAHPIVQAPMAGVAHGDLAAAVSAAGGLGMLGVRGDASTDWVAEQAAIAARGGRFGVGLLLWSLGDGALLGHVLEHGPALVSLSFGDPAPYVSRVHDAGALVASQVQTVAAARQALDAGVDVLVAQGTEAGGHTGSIATLPLLQQVLPLGAQAGVPVLAAGGIATGRAVAGVLTMGADAAWIGTRFAATREAAFSAGAKDRILAAESTDTVLTHVFDLVQEADWPAQFPGRALRNRLTDRWHGREEALADDLPDVQEQFRDAVARDDRDVAHVYAGQASGLVQDLPAAAEVLTALMDEAATSLQRVAALLGDTGAGGHLSR, from the coding sequence ATGACCCCCTTCTGCACCCGCCTGGACCTCGCGCACCCGATCGTGCAGGCGCCCATGGCCGGGGTGGCCCACGGCGACCTCGCGGCGGCCGTCAGTGCCGCCGGCGGACTCGGCATGCTCGGTGTCCGCGGCGACGCGTCGACGGATTGGGTGGCCGAGCAGGCCGCGATCGCGGCTCGGGGAGGGCGCTTCGGGGTCGGGCTGCTGTTGTGGTCCCTGGGCGACGGTGCCCTGCTCGGGCACGTCCTGGAGCACGGCCCCGCGCTGGTGTCGCTGTCGTTCGGCGACCCGGCGCCGTACGTGTCGCGCGTCCACGACGCGGGCGCCCTGGTCGCGTCACAGGTCCAGACCGTCGCGGCGGCCCGCCAGGCGCTGGACGCCGGCGTCGACGTCCTGGTGGCGCAGGGCACCGAGGCGGGGGGCCACACCGGCAGCATCGCGACCCTCCCGTTGCTGCAGCAGGTCCTGCCCCTCGGTGCGCAGGCCGGGGTCCCGGTCCTGGCGGCCGGGGGGATCGCGACCGGCCGGGCCGTCGCGGGCGTCCTGACGATGGGAGCCGACGCCGCCTGGATCGGGACCCGGTTCGCCGCGACGCGCGAGGCCGCGTTCAGCGCGGGCGCCAAGGACCGCATCCTGGCGGCCGAGTCCACCGACACCGTGCTCACGCACGTCTTCGACCTCGTGCAGGAGGCCGACTGGCCGGCCCAGTTCCCCGGCCGGGCGCTGCGGAACCGGCTCACCGACCGGTGGCACGGCCGCGAGGAGGCGCTCGCCGACGATCTCCCGGACGTGCAGGAACAGTTCCGTGACGCCGTCGCCCGCGACGACCGCGACGTGGCCCACGTGTACGCCGGGCAGGCCAGCGGGCTCGTCCAGGACCTGCCGGCGGCGGCCGAGGTGCTGACGGCGCTGATGGACGAGGCCGCCACCAGCCTCCAGCGCGTCGCGGCCCTCCTCGGCGACACCGGGGCCGGCGGTCACCTCAGCCGTTGA
- a CDS encoding tripartite tricarboxylate transporter substrate binding protein, translating into MRIRSKTRQFAVVVISVLALVACGSDADVADDAPPGDDGTAAEDPGDTEGDDGDTGDTGETGGNQADVLAAIDEIAAQVEAGELAYDPGSDADEAIEALREAIPQPEGYPGRPIEILIGFGEGGGSDNYTRNVGRDAERILGQRLIYNNMPGASGEVALGHMFTQAADGYTIASAITNQVINDALDIQPYSFVDDVAFIIRQQGPTEIYWVAADNEWETFEDMLDYAAENPGQVRVSGSGIGSDDEFRLLALGSEIDSTFGFVPFDGVGGRISALLAGDIDVLHETAGTVMDLYEDGQIRPLAYGGDIVFEDIDPDIPSVADLGYPVPTGRWRGMVAPGDVDQEIIDYLHNVFYASAQLPSYKEYEVEFLQHVAGGYLNGEEFEAEARRERDEIAALAEEFGYDAGALQE; encoded by the coding sequence ATGAGGATTCGCAGCAAGACACGCCAGTTCGCCGTCGTCGTCATCAGCGTGCTCGCGTTGGTCGCCTGCGGCTCGGACGCCGACGTGGCCGATGACGCGCCACCCGGTGACGACGGCACCGCTGCCGAGGACCCCGGTGACACCGAGGGCGACGACGGCGACACCGGTGACACCGGCGAGACCGGCGGGAACCAGGCCGACGTCCTGGCCGCCATCGACGAGATCGCCGCACAGGTCGAGGCGGGCGAGCTCGCCTACGACCCGGGCTCCGACGCCGACGAGGCCATCGAAGCGCTGCGCGAGGCGATCCCGCAGCCCGAGGGCTACCCGGGCCGGCCGATCGAGATCCTGATCGGCTTCGGCGAGGGTGGCGGCTCCGACAACTACACCCGCAACGTTGGCCGGGACGCCGAGCGCATCCTGGGTCAGCGGCTGATCTACAACAACATGCCGGGTGCCTCGGGTGAGGTCGCACTCGGCCACATGTTCACCCAGGCGGCGGACGGCTACACGATCGCCAGCGCCATCACGAACCAGGTGATCAACGACGCGCTCGACATCCAGCCCTACAGCTTCGTCGACGACGTGGCGTTCATCATCCGGCAGCAGGGTCCCACCGAGATCTACTGGGTCGCCGCGGACAACGAGTGGGAGACCTTCGAGGACATGCTCGACTATGCCGCCGAGAACCCGGGACAGGTCCGCGTGTCGGGCTCCGGGATCGGCAGCGACGACGAGTTCCGCCTCCTCGCGCTCGGGTCCGAGATCGACTCGACGTTCGGGTTCGTGCCCTTCGACGGCGTCGGTGGCCGCATCTCGGCGCTGCTCGCCGGGGACATCGACGTCCTGCACGAGACGGCCGGCACCGTGATGGACCTGTACGAGGACGGCCAGATCCGGCCGCTGGCCTACGGCGGCGACATCGTGTTCGAGGACATCGACCCCGACATCCCGTCGGTGGCCGACCTCGGCTACCCGGTCCCCACCGGCCGCTGGCGCGGGATGGTGGCGCCCGGCGACGTCGACCAGGAGATCATCGACTACCTCCACAACGTCTTCTACGCATCGGCGCAACTGCCGAGCTACAAGGAGTACGAGGTGGAGTTCCTGCAGCACGTGGCCGGCGGCTACCTCAACGGCGAGGAGTTCGAGGCCGAGGCCCGGCGTGAGCGCGACGAGATCGCCGCGCTCGCCGAGGAGTTCGGCTACGACGCCGGCGCCCTCCAGGAGTAG
- a CDS encoding tripartite tricarboxylate transporter permease: MDLLTGIGSVLEPFHLLLLLGGVVIGLIFGTIPGLSGITAVALLVPFSYVLGAEAAIIMMIGVYIAATCAGSLAGSLFNMPGDVMGAATARDGYPLTQQGQAGRAISMDITASAVGGFIGTVLLVLIAPQFLRIALRFGPPEFFALAILGMTSVASLAMGSLVKALLAGTFGLLLATVGLDPVSGAVRFVFGVQPLQGGIDFIPAIIGFFAVAEIFHALYYGTGSGGYSKEDIKKVPRFALPSIADLKWTKWTMLRSSLLGNFIGMLPGAGSTVAAFLGYGTEVQMAKDPSKFGKGEIRGVVAPEAANNSAAAGSMVPLLTLGIPGGAVTAIMLGVFILNGLRPGPLLFRDAPEIASSVFGALMVASVVVFFVGLLLVRVLLRLLTIPFEIFSTMVLVFAVVGTFAIFNRPIDLWIMLICGVLGFFAKQYEFPVSALVLGLVLGDIAEIGLVNGVNVTRGSWGIFFTRPFTMATLAISLLLLLMPIYFAVQRRRERAADAPTREPVG, from the coding sequence ATGGACCTCCTCACCGGGATCGGCTCGGTACTCGAGCCGTTCCACCTGCTGCTCCTGCTCGGCGGCGTGGTCATCGGCCTGATCTTCGGCACCATCCCCGGCCTGTCGGGCATCACGGCGGTGGCCCTGCTCGTGCCGTTCAGCTACGTGCTGGGTGCCGAGGCGGCGATCATCATGATGATCGGTGTCTACATCGCCGCCACCTGCGCGGGCTCGCTGGCCGGCTCGCTGTTCAACATGCCCGGCGACGTCATGGGCGCCGCGACCGCGCGTGACGGCTACCCGTTGACGCAGCAGGGACAGGCCGGACGCGCGATCTCGATGGACATCACCGCCTCGGCGGTCGGTGGCTTCATCGGCACGGTCCTCCTGGTGCTCATCGCGCCGCAGTTCCTGCGGATCGCGCTGCGCTTCGGGCCGCCCGAGTTCTTCGCGCTGGCCATCCTCGGCATGACGTCGGTGGCCAGTCTCGCCATGGGTTCGCTGGTCAAGGCGCTGCTCGCCGGCACGTTCGGCCTGCTGCTCGCCACGGTCGGCCTCGACCCCGTTTCGGGAGCGGTCCGTTTCGTGTTCGGCGTCCAGCCCCTCCAGGGCGGCATCGACTTCATCCCGGCCATCATCGGCTTCTTCGCCGTGGCCGAGATCTTCCACGCGCTGTACTACGGCACGGGATCCGGCGGCTACAGCAAGGAGGACATCAAGAAGGTTCCCCGCTTCGCCCTGCCGTCGATCGCCGACCTCAAGTGGACCAAGTGGACGATGCTGCGCTCCAGTCTGCTGGGCAACTTCATCGGCATGCTGCCGGGCGCCGGTTCGACGGTCGCGGCCTTCCTCGGGTACGGCACCGAGGTGCAGATGGCGAAGGACCCGAGCAAGTTCGGCAAGGGAGAGATCCGTGGCGTGGTCGCGCCGGAGGCGGCGAACAACTCGGCGGCCGCCGGATCGATGGTGCCGTTGCTGACCCTGGGCATCCCCGGCGGCGCCGTCACGGCCATCATGCTCGGCGTCTTCATCCTCAACGGCCTGCGTCCCGGCCCGCTGCTCTTCCGTGACGCGCCCGAGATCGCCTCGTCGGTGTTCGGGGCCCTGATGGTCGCCAGCGTCGTGGTCTTCTTCGTCGGACTCCTGCTCGTGCGGGTCCTCCTGCGGCTGCTGACCATCCCCTTCGAGATCTTCAGCACGATGGTGCTGGTGTTCGCCGTCGTCGGCACGTTCGCCATCTTCAACCGCCCCATCGACCTGTGGATCATGCTGATCTGCGGCGTCCTGGGCTTCTTCGCCAAGCAGTACGAGTTCCCGGTGTCGGCCCTGGTGTTGGGGCTGGTCCTGGGCGACATCGCCGAGATCGGGCTGGTCAACGGCGTCAACGTCACCCGCGGCAGCTGGGGCATCTTCTTCACCCGCCCGTTCACGATGGCCACGCTCGCGATCTCGCTGCTGCTGCTGCTCATGCCGATCTACTTCGCGGTGCAGCGTCGCCGCGAACGCGCCGCGGACGCGCCCACCCGTGAACCGGTGGGCTGA
- a CDS encoding sulfite exporter TauE/SafE family protein gives MSGGALAVVIVAVVIGSITKGVTGSGLPTVAIPVMAGFIGVEAAVVLMAFPTVVTNSWLLWEHRGHARNARHLKRMLVAGAAGSVAGVWLLTTLPGNVLSLALAVVIFGYAALKLWRPEVALPERAARLLSPPVGFAGGVAQGATGIAGPLTATYVHGFRLEPGAYVFTIAAQFQLFAAVQVATFVALGRYTGELVLGSLLSLIPVVLFLPVGIRLGRRLDRHRFERVVLVVLVVMGTKLLFDGLNG, from the coding sequence GTGAGCGGCGGGGCGCTGGCGGTCGTGATCGTCGCGGTGGTGATCGGCTCGATCACCAAGGGGGTCACCGGCTCGGGGCTGCCGACGGTGGCCATCCCGGTCATGGCCGGGTTCATCGGCGTCGAAGCGGCCGTGGTCCTGATGGCGTTCCCGACGGTCGTGACCAACTCGTGGCTGCTGTGGGAGCATCGGGGCCACGCCCGCAACGCCCGCCATCTCAAGCGGATGCTGGTCGCCGGCGCGGCCGGATCCGTCGCGGGCGTATGGCTGCTGACGACGCTGCCCGGCAACGTGCTCTCGCTGGCCCTGGCGGTGGTCATCTTCGGATACGCCGCGCTGAAGCTCTGGCGTCCCGAGGTTGCACTGCCCGAACGTGCCGCACGGCTGCTGTCGCCACCCGTCGGGTTCGCCGGCGGTGTCGCCCAGGGGGCGACGGGGATCGCCGGCCCCCTGACCGCCACCTACGTGCACGGGTTCCGCCTGGAGCCCGGCGCCTACGTGTTCACCATCGCCGCGCAGTTCCAGCTCTTCGCGGCGGTCCAGGTCGCGACCTTCGTCGCGCTCGGGCGCTACACGGGGGAACTGGTGCTCGGCAGCCTGCTCTCCCTGATCCCGGTCGTGCTGTTCCTGCCCGTCGGCATCCGGCTCGGACGCCGGCTGGACCGGCACCGCTTCGAGCGGGTGGTCCTGGTCGTCCTGGTCGTGATGGGGACCAAGCTGCTGTTCGACGGCCTCAACGGCTGA
- a CDS encoding FAD-binding and (Fe-S)-binding domain-containing protein codes for MLDERARIGEQRRDLAADLGEALDGEVRFDAYTRHLYATDASMYAIEPLGVAYPRHADDVAAAVSVAARHGVPVLPRGAGTSHCGQTVGAAVVLDFSRHLHGLEVDAETATARVQPGAVQDELNRAAARHGLWFAPDTSTSNRATLGGMIGNNSCGSRSARYGMTIDHVRDLDVVLADASTARFGPVTAEQVASRARGSSLEARLYRELPALVERHRQAIADHMPPFWRRAGGYRLDRLAQDGPFDLARFVVGSEGTLVTVTGATVELVPIPEAVVQLVGHFSSTQLAIAATADAMDAGAAGIELVDRFILDLARRSLEHAHLVRFLDGDPEALLVVEFYGDTPAEAEAAARALEATWRANGHGYAVLRAATSEQQGQVRALRKAGLGLLMASGVGRERSLAFVEDTAVDPRHLAEYTEQFAAILEAHGLRAGFYGHASAGCLHVRPFMDLTRPGEVDKLRTVAREVAELVTSFGGVNSSEHGDGLVRSEFNRELFGDELYGAMREVKGLFDPDQRMNPGKKVDAPPMTDHLREPALPVARPLPTAFDFGGGTGMFDAANRCMRIGACRKPATSGGTMCPSYMATRDEEHSTRGRANALVLALGSPDPRAALADDRLHEVLDLCLECKACQRECPLSVDMATMKSEALHARHAEHGIPVRSRVFAGIRRLNRLGSATAPLSNLPGRSRPVRRMLEQVVGIDQRRPLPRFERETLPRWFAGRARPTTPRTRGRVVLLADSFTSFTEPGIGRAAVELLERAGHQVRLESRGCCGRAAMSKGVLDQARAEVAALVERLAPDARRGIPIVGVEPSCLLTLKDDGPRLLGVDDPDVRAVAEQARLVEDLVVAAIDDGALELDADAEVAHRRILFHGHCHQKASVGTSASVALLQRIPGAQVVEVDAGCCGMAGSFGFETEHYDLSLEIGGMRLFPAVEAEPADTLVAATGVSCRQQIGHGTGRRGEHPLTLVRAALR; via the coding sequence GTGCTGGACGAGCGGGCCCGGATCGGGGAGCAGCGCCGGGATCTGGCCGCCGATCTCGGTGAAGCGCTCGACGGCGAGGTGCGTTTCGACGCCTACACGCGTCACCTGTATGCCACCGACGCCAGCATGTACGCGATCGAGCCGCTCGGCGTGGCCTATCCCCGGCATGCCGACGACGTGGCCGCCGCCGTGTCGGTCGCGGCGCGGCACGGGGTCCCGGTGCTGCCGCGCGGTGCGGGGACCAGCCACTGCGGACAGACCGTCGGCGCCGCGGTCGTGCTCGACTTCTCACGCCATCTGCACGGCCTCGAGGTCGACGCGGAGACGGCGACCGCGCGCGTCCAACCGGGCGCGGTCCAGGACGAACTCAACCGCGCCGCCGCGCGTCACGGGCTGTGGTTCGCCCCCGACACCTCGACGAGCAACCGGGCGACGCTCGGCGGGATGATCGGCAACAACTCCTGCGGGTCGCGCAGCGCCCGGTACGGGATGACCATCGACCACGTGCGCGACCTCGACGTCGTCCTCGCCGACGCGAGCACGGCACGGTTCGGTCCGGTCACGGCCGAACAGGTGGCCAGCCGCGCCAGGGGCAGCTCCCTCGAGGCGAGGCTCTACCGCGAGTTGCCCGCCCTCGTCGAACGTCACCGACAGGCCATCGCCGACCACATGCCTCCCTTCTGGCGGCGTGCCGGTGGCTACCGGCTCGACCGGCTCGCGCAGGACGGGCCGTTCGACCTCGCCCGGTTCGTGGTCGGCTCGGAGGGCACGCTGGTCACGGTGACCGGGGCCACGGTCGAGCTGGTCCCGATCCCCGAGGCGGTGGTCCAGCTCGTCGGCCACTTCTCCTCGACCCAGCTGGCGATCGCCGCCACCGCCGACGCGATGGATGCCGGCGCGGCGGGGATCGAACTCGTCGACCGCTTCATCCTCGACCTGGCCCGCCGATCGCTCGAGCACGCCCACCTGGTGCGCTTCCTCGACGGAGACCCCGAGGCCCTCCTGGTGGTCGAGTTCTACGGCGACACCCCCGCCGAGGCCGAAGCCGCGGCGCGCGCGCTCGAGGCGACCTGGCGCGCAAACGGGCACGGTTATGCGGTGCTGCGGGCCGCGACGTCCGAGCAGCAGGGGCAGGTCCGCGCCCTGCGGAAGGCCGGCCTGGGTCTGCTGATGGCGTCGGGTGTGGGTCGGGAGCGATCCCTCGCCTTCGTCGAGGACACCGCCGTCGATCCGCGGCATCTGGCCGAGTACACCGAACAGTTCGCCGCCATCCTCGAGGCGCACGGGCTGCGGGCGGGCTTCTACGGGCACGCGTCGGCGGGCTGCCTGCACGTGCGTCCCTTCATGGACCTGACCCGGCCTGGTGAGGTCGACAAGCTGCGCACCGTGGCCCGCGAGGTCGCCGAGCTGGTGACCAGCTTCGGCGGGGTGAACTCCAGCGAGCACGGCGACGGACTGGTGCGCAGCGAGTTCAACCGCGAGCTGTTCGGCGACGAGCTCTACGGCGCCATGCGCGAGGTCAAGGGCCTGTTCGACCCCGATCAGCGCATGAACCCGGGCAAGAAGGTCGATGCACCGCCCATGACCGACCACTTGCGGGAGCCGGCGTTGCCGGTCGCCCGGCCGTTGCCGACGGCCTTCGATTTCGGTGGTGGCACCGGCATGTTCGACGCCGCCAACCGCTGCATGCGGATCGGTGCCTGCCGCAAGCCGGCCACCTCGGGCGGCACGATGTGCCCCTCGTACATGGCCACCCGGGACGAGGAGCACTCCACCCGGGGTCGGGCGAACGCCCTCGTCCTCGCACTGGGATCACCCGATCCGCGGGCCGCGCTCGCCGACGACCGGCTCCACGAGGTCCTCGACCTGTGCCTCGAGTGCAAGGCGTGCCAGCGCGAGTGCCCACTCTCGGTCGACATGGCCACGATGAAGAGCGAGGCGTTGCACGCCCGCCACGCCGAGCACGGCATCCCCGTGCGGTCCCGGGTCTTCGCAGGCATCCGCCGCCTCAACCGGCTCGGATCCGCGACCGCGCCCCTGTCCAACCTGCCTGGCCGCTCGCGGCCCGTGCGCAGGATGCTGGAGCAGGTCGTCGGCATCGACCAGCGGCGTCCGCTGCCCCGCTTCGAGCGCGAGACCCTGCCGCGATGGTTCGCCGGCCGCGCCCGCCCGACGACGCCGAGGACCCGGGGCCGTGTGGTCCTGCTCGCCGACAGCTTCACCAGCTTCACCGAACCGGGGATCGGTCGTGCCGCCGTCGAACTGCTCGAGCGGGCGGGGCACCAGGTCCGGCTCGAGTCCCGGGGATGCTGCGGGCGGGCGGCGATGTCGAAGGGAGTGCTCGACCAGGCGCGGGCCGAAGTGGCAGCCCTGGTCGAGCGCCTGGCGCCGGACGCGCGGCGTGGCATCCCGATCGTCGGCGTGGAGCCGTCGTGCCTGCTGACCCTCAAGGACGACGGGCCGCGACTGCTGGGCGTCGACGATCCCGACGTGCGCGCGGTCGCCGAGCAGGCCCGATTGGTGGAGGACCTGGTGGTGGCGGCGATCGACGACGGCGCCCTGGAACTGGACGCCGACGCCGAGGTGGCGCACCGGCGGATCCTGTTCCATGGTCACTGTCACCAGAAGGCCAGCGTGGGGACCTCGGCCAGTGTCGCGTTGCTGCAGCGCATTCCGGGGGCCCAGGTGGTCGAGGTCGATGCCGGCTGCTGCGGGATGGCGGGCTCGTTCGGATTCGAGACCGAGCACTACGACCTCTCCCTCGAGATCGGCGGCATGCGGCTGTTCCCCGCGGTGGAGGCCGAGCCGGCGGACACGTTGGTCGCGGCCACCGGGGTGTCCTGCCGGCAGCAGATCGGGCACGGCACGGGGCGACGCGGCGAGCATCCGCTGACGCTCGTGCGGGCGGCGCTGCGGTGA